From the Misgurnus anguillicaudatus chromosome 17, ASM2758022v2, whole genome shotgun sequence genome, one window contains:
- the pcdh8 gene encoding protocadherin-8, with amino-acid sequence MKFTCGYLILACVIYKCFCTTTKYFTYEEDAPGTEIRNLSRDLKMDPTEDPETSFNFMQKTSASVIHMRQMDGLLTVGETIDRELMCHRSPQCLVTVDVVAFSKGKFQLIHVEVEIKDINDHAPRFARNETRMEITENAPLLARFPLDIAVDRDVGENYIQSYQITHTSHFAVEVSTQEDGTKFAELVLIKALDRETEEFYTLEVTATDGGTPPKSGSTTVYIQVLDFNDNSPTFEHSSLRVELNEDSPVGTRVLKVHAFDPDAGINGEVVYGFVEGSPSEVTRTFQIDLISGEVTLKDTVDYEKKKSYELHIQASDLGTNSVSSSCRALVNIVDVNDNAPEITIKPMTSTSDGVAFITEAAAVESFVALVSTSDSDSGPNGYVRTSLRGHEHFKLQQAYSDTFMIVTTANLDRETISEYNLTVEAEDLGTPPFKTITHYTIRVTDENDNSPLFSQTSYDVSIVENNIPGSYITTTLAKDLDAGKNGKVSYSLVEGKTADGAALSTFVSIDPVSGSLYTLRSFNFETLKEVEFTVKATDKGALPLSSTALVRIHVLDDNDNYPYFTYPVLRNHTADIPIPMNAQAGYLALRVTAQDEDDGENSDLSFQIVEDDAQLFFMNRKSGEIVLKQSLTASCGDILEVMVSVVDKGREPLSSTATIRFVVTDTGSQEDQVIILLRSKDEETLSFDFGTVVIVAVAGGCALFVVAIGILVVTCTIRRRQRNYGRDGLYGSSPLSKSDTATSDLYGGPDGFLPNEVDSIHHCLYEDKIMDFEEKLFLPCKPFEQTFLWQDEKYCLQRSGTSNTDQLSVKDSGKGDSDFNDSDSDTSGVALKRSLTTFQPVNRSSFNSAGDWRGKAGVIQTQNIHVPPGTAYTIGFSPAPMYNLTHVHSHPWKEVHNKTNTLQTFSRTQTLLSAHQMRRTTGVTGDKSGPVVSNASEVATTF; translated from the exons ATGAAGTTCACCTGCGGTTATTTAATACTTGCGTGCGTCATTTACAAATGTTTCTGTACAACAACGAAATACTTCACATATGAGGAAGACGCGCCTGGTACAGAGATTAGAAACCTTTCACGGGACTTGAAAATGGATCCGACTGAAGACCCCGAGACGTCATTCAACTTTATGCAGAAGACAAGCGCATCCGTAATTCACATGAGACAGATGGACGGGCTCTTAACAGTCGGAGAAACCATTGATAGGGAACTGATGTGCCACCGATCGCCGCAGTGTCTCGTAACTGTTGACGTCGTCGCCTTTTCGAAGGGAAAGTTTCAGCTCATTCACGTGGAGGTCGAGATAAAAGACATCAACGATCACGCGCCTCGGTTTGCGCGCAACGAGACGCGCATGGAGATAACAGAAAACGCGCCGTTGCTCGCTCGGTTCCCCCTGGACATCGCCGTGGACCGGGACGTCGGAGAAAATTACATCCAAAGTTACCAAATTACGCACACAAGTCATTTCGCTGTCGAGGTCAGTACCCAGGAAGACGGAACTAAATTTGCTGAACTCGTGCTGATCAAAGCACTTGACAGGGAAACCGAAGAGTTTTACACCCTCGAGGTGACGGCGACAGATGGTGGGACTCCTCCAAAGTCAGGGTCGACCACCGTTTACATACAAGTGCTGGACTTCAACGATAACAGCCCAACTTTTGAACACAGCTCACTCAGAGTGGAACTAAACGAAGATTCCCCTGTCGGTACGCGCGTGCTGAAAGTTCACGCGTTCGACCCAGATGCTGGGATTAATGGAGAGGTCGTTTATGGGTTTGTCGAAGGCTCCCCATCGGAGGTGACGCGGACCTTCCAGATCGACCTCATTTCTGGTGAGGTGACCCTTAAAGACACGGTCGATTATGAGAAAAAGAAGTCGTACGAGTTACATATCCAGGCCTCTGATTTGGGCACAAATTCGGTTTCATCCTCGTGTCGCGCGCTTGTAAACATCGTTGATGTGAACGACAACGCGCCAGAGATCACCATTAAGCCCATGACCTCCACGAGCGACGGGGTGGCGTTTATTACCGAGGCCGCGGCCGTGGAGAGCTTCGTGGCTCTGGTCAGCACCTCAGACAGCGACTCTGGACCCAATGGTTACGTGCGCACCAGTTTGCGAGGACACGAGCACTTTAAACTGCAACAAGCCTATAGTGACACATTTATGATCGTTACGACCGCAAATTTGGATAGAGAAACAATTTCAGAGTACAATCTCACAGTGGAGGCCGAGGATTTGGGAACGCCACCCTTTAAAACCATTACGCACTATACGATACGCGTCACGGACGAGAATGATAATTCTCCTTTGTTTAGCCAAACCAGTTATGATGTATCAATAGTAGAAAATAACATCCCGGGGTCATACATAACTACAACGCTTGCGAAGGATCTCGACGCTGGAAAAAACGGAAAGGTGTCATACAGCCTTGTTGAAGGCAAAACAGCCGATGGTGCTGCGCTATCGACGTTTGTGTCCATTGACCCCGTGTCTGGGTCACTCTACACACTAAGATCGTTTAATTTTGAGACTCTTAAAGAAGtcgagtttactgttaaagccACTGACAAAGGCGCCCTGCCTTTATCCAGTACTGCTTTAGTGCGAATCCACGTGCTGGATGACAACGACAACTACCCCTACTTTACATATCCCGTATTAAGGAATCATACAGCTGACATCCCAATACCCATGAACGCGCAGGCTGGTTATCTGGCTTTACGCGTGACCGCGCAAGATGAAGATGATGGAGAAAACAGTGATCTGAGCTTTCAAATAGTGGAGGATGACGCACAACTTTTCTTCATGAATAGAAAGTCTGGTGAAATTGTTTTGAAACAAAGCCTGACAGCATCATGTGGAGACATTCTGGAAGTCATGGTTTCTGTTGTGGATAAGGGCAGAGAGCCTCTTTCAAGCACAGCAACTATTCGGTTTGTGGTGACGGACACTGGCTCCCAGGAGGACCAGGTGATTATTTTACTACGATCTAAGGATGAAGAGACTCTAAGCTTTGATTTTGGGACAGTTGTTATTGTTGCTGTAGCAGGTGGCTGCGCACTGTTTGTGGTGGCCATTGGCATCCTCGTGGTGACTTGCACGATAAGACGCAGACAGAGAAACTATGGGAGAGATGGCCTGTACGGATCAAGCCCTCTTTCTAAGAGTGACACCGCCACCTCAGATTTATACGGTGGCCCTGATGGTTTCCTTCCAAATGAAGTAGATTCAATCCACCACTGTCTTTATGAAGACAAGATCATGGACTTTGAGGAGAAG CTGTTCCTGCCATGCAAACCTTTCGAACAAACATTTTTATGGCAAGATGAAAAATACTGTCTACAAAGGAG TGGCACCAGCAACACGGATCAGCTGAGCGTGAAGGACAGTGGGAAAGGAGACAGTGATTTCAATGACAGCGATTCGGACACCAGCGGAGTCGCTCTCAAGAGAAGTCTGACTACATTTCAACCAGTTAACAGAA GTTCATTCAACTCTGCTGGAGATTGGAGAGGCAAAGCTGGAGTTATACAGACTCAGAACATTCACGTCCCACCAGGGACCGCTTATACCATAGGTTTTTCCCCTGCGCCAATGTACAATCTGACCCATGTACATTCTCATCCCTGGAAAGAAGTTCATAATAAAACAAACACGTTACAGACGTTCTCCAGGACTCAAACACTGCTTTCTGCTCATCAGATGAGGAGAACGACGGGTGTGACTGGAGATAAATCTGGTCCTGTGGTCTCTAATGCATCTGAAGTTGCTACAACCTTTTAA